Genomic segment of Azospirillum brasilense:
GGTGAAGCCGGACCGGTCCGGCGTCTTGGACGCGATCGACATGGCCCTCCCACCCCCTGGGCTTGAAGCAAGACCTCCTTTACCCTAACGAACAGTTTATTACCAATAGCTTGCCCCGCAGCGCACCAAAGGATTGGTGCACCGCCACAAAGTCATAGCCCGTCACGGCGTGGCGGCGATTTCTTCCGAAACCGGCAGAGCAGGCGGATGGGCCCATGCGGTTTGGGAATCGATCTCCACCTCGAAATCGGAAAAGATGGTTCGTCCGTACAGCGCGTGTCCGCGGTCCGGGATATCGGTGAAGAGGTGAAGCGCCATCGGCCCCGACCAGGGCGCCGCCAGCACCGCCGTCAGGTCCAGCGGGCGGCGCGGCTCCTCCAGCACCATCCAGCCGCTGGAGGCCAGGACGCCCTCCTCCCGTTCCGCCTCGTCCACCGTCACCGATGGCGGGGCAGCCACCAGTTTGCAGGCGATGGGAGCACGGCAGCGCGGATCGTCGATCACCGCGCACGCACGCACCGCCACGGCTCCCGGAACCTCGTCCAGCGGAATGAGAGCTGCCGTGACGACGCCGTGGAGCGGATGGAGCAGGACGCGCCCGCCGCGCAACAAGCCGAACCAGGGGAAAGTCGCCTCGAAGTCACGGCCCTTGCGCAGTTGCGACAGCACCGGCTCGTTCAGCGGCCAGACCATGCGATCAGGCGCCGGACGTGATGCCAGATGCGCCGCCGGACCGTATTCCAGCCCCGGCAACCCACCCCACAGCCGCAACGCCAGCATGGCCGGCTGCCCTACGGCGCGGGCCGGCGGCGCTACGGCGTACTCGTCGAGCAGGCCGGCCTGAGCCAGCGACAGGCGCGGCGCCTCCGTCACCACCCCGGTGGCGCCGATCCGCAGGTCGAGAAGACGATCCATCCGGGTGGAGGCGGTGGGCAGGCGCAGCGGCAGCCAGCCGGACCGCAGATCGCCGAAGGACAGCGCCCATTCCGCGATGGTCTCGCCGGTCTCCACCCCGGTCAGGACAATGGCGAGCACGCCGCTTCCCCTCGGCGCCTGGTCGAGATGCAGGTCGAGTCCGGCCAGCCCCCGCGCGCCCGCCGGCAGGCGCTGCACGATCTCTGCCGCCCCTGCGGGATTCCGGCCATGACGCAACGGCACCGCCAGCGCTCCCACCGGGCGCGGCGTTGCGAAGACCAGCCGCGGCGGGCTGAGGCGCAGGGCGTCCAGAAGTTCCACCGCTTCCGGCGGCAAGCGGACGGAGCGGCCCCATTCCTCCCGCAGGGTGGACAACGTGCGCTGAAGCCCGGCGTTGCGGCGGTGCAGCCCGTCGATCTCCGCAAGGGCCTGGGTCAACAGGCCGTGCAGCACCGTGGACGCGTCGCCCGTCGCTTGGGGCGGCGCGCTGCCCTGCCCTCCGGCCTCCTCCCACCAGTCGAGCAGCCGCTCGGCGTCCCGCCGCGCCGCCTCGTCGCAGGACCACAGCGCCTGGACGGCGGCGGGCGGGATGGCCAATGGTCGCAACGCCTCGCCCTCCGCCGCTCCGGCGCCCTCGGACAGCAGCAGATAGCCGCCGTCATGACGGACCAGCCGCAGCAGGCGAAGGGGCATGGCGCCCGCTTCCAACCCGGCGCAAGCGCCGACGGCGATGAGCTTCGGCGTGCCGTCGTAGAGGGAGGCGAACTGGGCCGCGGGGGCGGAGAGCTTCATGATGATGACACCCTTATCAGGCGGCCGCGGATGGTTCGGAAAGACACATGGACAGAGGCGGACAAGCGAGCCAATCGGTGTCGGGTTCCATCGCATCCTCCCAGCGCCGCAGCTTGTCCGGCGGAAGGCCCAGCGCCTGGCACAGGCGAAAAGTCCGGGCGTCGAGGGGGACGATGGCCTGATAGGCGTGCTCGAAAGCGGCGCAGCCGTTGACCGCATCGGCCAGCGTTGGTGCATCCGGGGCCACGGATGGTCCCAG
This window contains:
- a CDS encoding DUF6212 domain-containing protein, with the translated sequence MKLSAPAAQFASLYDGTPKLIAVGACAGLEAGAMPLRLLRLVRHDGGYLLLSEGAGAAEGEALRPLAIPPAAVQALWSCDEAARRDAERLLDWWEEAGGQGSAPPQATGDASTVLHGLLTQALAEIDGLHRRNAGLQRTLSTLREEWGRSVRLPPEAVELLDALRLSPPRLVFATPRPVGALAVPLRHGRNPAGAAEIVQRLPAGARGLAGLDLHLDQAPRGSGVLAIVLTGVETGETIAEWALSFGDLRSGWLPLRLPTASTRMDRLLDLRIGATGVVTEAPRLSLAQAGLLDEYAVAPPARAVGQPAMLALRLWGGLPGLEYGPAAHLASRPAPDRMVWPLNEPVLSQLRKGRDFEATFPWFGLLRGGRVLLHPLHGVVTAALIPLDEVPGAVAVRACAVIDDPRCRAPIACKLVAAPPSVTVDEAEREEGVLASSGWMVLEEPRRPLDLTAVLAAPWSGPMALHLFTDIPDRGHALYGRTIFSDFEVEIDSQTAWAHPPALPVSEEIAATP